One segment of Tenrec ecaudatus isolate mTenEca1 chromosome 1, mTenEca1.hap1, whole genome shotgun sequence DNA contains the following:
- the HRNR gene encoding hornerin, with the protein MSKLLQGIVSTIETYYQYATQEEECDMLNKAELKILLENEFHQILKNPDDPDTVDVIMQSLDRDHNRKVDFTEYLVMIFKLARACNKIIGKDFCHASGSNQRNHGYQHQEEQRETEEEGNGEASSSSQSRWNSKGSSRSIKHKTESSSRRLEDQDDLSNGFQSGHSTSYEEYGSESGQPLLNGKNQSRSFQSAPKNHHSKSSTHHSETNENKTHKSGSIQSSGHEQHGSCGGQASSCGQQESNSGLSYNSGQPGSGYDQSSGSSHHGSGTGQSINHSQYGSTSGQSSTCGKQISSSCQSSSYEQYGSGSGQSSRHSQHGSSSEQSLRQRRHRSGSGQSSSNGQQRSRSGHSSSYEQYGSGSSQSTSHTQHGSGSGQSTGCGQQGSSSGQCSSTGPYGSGSGQSSSHSQHGSSSEQSSRYRTHGSGSGQSSSWGKQGCSSGQSSSYGPYGSGSGQSSSHSQHGSSSEQSSRQRRHRSGSGQSSSHGQQRSRSGQSSSYEKYGSRSRQSTTQNQHGSGSGQSSGCGQQDTTSGQCPSCGPYESGSGQSSSHSQHGSSSGHSFGYGQQASSSSQSSTRQRHGSGSGQSSSWGKQGWSSGQSSSYGPYGSGSGQSSSHSQHGSSSEQSSRQRRHRSSSEQSSRQRTHRSGSGQSSSHGQQRSRSGHSSSYEQYGSGSSQSTSHNQHGSGSGQSSGFGQKDTTSGQSSTCGPYRSGSGQSSSHSQHGSSSEQSSRQRRHRSGSGQSSSHGQQRSRSGQSSSYEQYGSGSSQSTSQNQHGSGSGQSTSWGQQGSSSGQSSSFGPYGSGSGKSSSHSQHGSSSEQSSRYRRHSSGSRQSSSHGQRGSRSGQSSSYEQYGSGSSQSTSQNQHGSGSGQSSGFGQQDTTSGQSSSCGPYGSGSGQSSSHSQHGSSSEQSSSCGQQGSSSGQCSSYGPHGSGSGQSSSHSQHGSSSGHSFGYGQQASSSSQSSTQQRHGSGSGQTSSWGKQGWSSGQSSSYGPYGSGSGQSSSHSQHGSSSEQSSRQRRHRSGSGQSSSHGQQRSRSGQSSSYEQYGSGSSQSTSQNQHGSGSGQSTSWGQQGSSSGQCSTSGPYGSGSGQSSSHSQHGSTSEQSFGYGQRASSSGQSSTRQRLGSGSGQSSSWGKQGWSSGQSSSYGPYGSGSGQSSSHSQHGSSSEQSSRQRRHRSGSGQSSSHGQQRSRSGQSSSYEQYGSGSSQSTSQNQHGSGSGQSTSWGQQGSSSGQCSTSGPYGSGSGQSSSHSQHGSTSGQSPSCGQQGSSSGQCSNYGPHGSGSGQSSSHSQHGSSSGHSFGYGQQASSSSQSSTRQRHGSGSGQTSSWGKQGWSSGQSSSYGPYGSGSGQSSSNSQHGSSSEQSSRQRRHRSGSGQSSSHGQQRSRSGQSSSYEQYGSGSSHSSSQNQHGSGSGQSSGFGQQDTTSGQPSSCGPYGSGSGQSSSHSQHGSSSEQSSSCGQQGSSSGQCSSYGPHGSGSGQFSSHSQHGSSSGHSFGCGQQGSSSGQSSSYGQQGSNSGQSSSYNPCASGSGQSSSHSHNVPTPINQEEIVRNGQGITKKREVQVTVYQVTSLMVMRVFMDHQEYVDNNTQNLARVSGNLTVVIQAMVKDNQEEVMNK; encoded by the exons ATGTCTAAACTTCTACAAGGCATTGTCTCTACCATTGAGACTTACTATCAATATGCTACCCAAGAAGAAGAGTGTGACATGTTGAACAAAGCAGAGCTAAAAATACTTTTGGAAAATGAGTTTCATCAAATTCTGAAG AATCCAGATGATCCAGACACTGTAGATGTCATCATGCAAAGTCTGGATCGAGACCATAATAGGAAAGTGGATTTTACAGAGTATCTTGTGATGATATTCAAGCTGGCTCGGGCTTGTAATAAAATCATTGGCAAAGATTTTTGCCACGCTTCAGGGTCAAATCAGAGAAACCATGGTTACCAGCACCAAGAGGAACAAagagaaacagaagaggaggggaATGGTGAAGCATCATCTTCCAGTCAATCAAGGTGGAATTCCAAGGGCTCTAGCAGAAGTATTAAACACAAGACTGAGTCCAGCTCCAGAAGACTTGAGGATCAAGATGACTTGTCTAATG GATTTCAATCAGGACACTCTACAAGCTATGAAGAATATGGATCTGAATCAGGCCAGCCCTTACTCAATGGCAAAAATCAATCAAGATCCTTCCAGTCTGCTCCTAAGAACCATCATAGCAAAAGCTCCACTCATCACTCAGAaactaatgaaaacaaaacacataaGTCTGGCTCAATTCAGTCATCTGGCCATGAACAACATGGGTCTTGTGGAGGGCAGGCATCTAGCTGCGGTCAACAAGAATCTAACTCTGGCTTATCTTATAACTCTGGTCAGCCTGGATCAGGATATGATCAGTCTTCTGGCAGTAGTCACCATGGGTCAGGAACAGGTCAGTCTATCAACCACAGCCAATATGGTTCAACTTCAGGGCAGTCATCCACCTGTGGTAAACAAATATCAAGTTCATGTCAGTCATCTAGTTATGAACAATATGGGTCTGGATCAGGACAGTCTTCCAGGCACAGCCAGCATGGCTCTAGCTCAGAGCAGTCATTGAGGCAGAGGAGACACAGATCTGGCTCAGGGCAGTCATCTAGCAATGGACAGCAAAGATCTAGATCAGGTCATTCTTCAAGTTATGAACAATATGGCTCAGGATCAAGTCAGTCTACCAGCCATACCCAACATGGGTCAGGTTCAGGACAATCAACTGGCTGTGGTCAACAGGGATCGAGCTCAGGTCAATGTTCTAGCACAGGACCATATGGGTCTGGATCAGGTCAGTCTTCCAGCCACAGCCAGCATGGCTCTAGCTCAGAGCAGTCATCTAGGTATAGGACACATGGATCTGGCTCAGGCCAGTCATCAAGCTGGGGCAAGCAAGGATGCAGCTCAGGTCAGTCTTCTAGCTATGGTCCATATGGGTCTGGATCAGGGCAGTCTTCCAGCCACAGCCAGCATGGCTCTAGCTCAGAGCAGTCATCAAGGCAGAGGAGACACAGATCTGGCTCAGGGCAGTCATCTAGCCATGGACAGCAAAGATCTAGATCAGGTCAGTCTTCAAGTTATGAAAAATATGGTTCAAGATCAAGGCAGTCTACCACTCAGAACCAACATGGGTCAGGTTCAGGACAATCATCTGGCTGTGGTCAACAAGATACAACCTCAGGTCAGTGTCCCAGCTGTGGACCATATGAGTCTGGATCAGGGCAGTCGTCTAGCCACAGCCAGCATGGCTCTAGTTCAGGTCACTCATTTGGCTATGGTCAACAAGCATCGAGCTCTAGTCAGTCTTCTACACGACAGAGACATGGATCTGGCTCAGGCCAGTCATCAAGCTGGGGCAAGCAAGGATGGAGCTCAGGTCAGTCTTCTAGCTATGGTCCATATGGGTCTGGATCAGGGCAATCTTCCAGCCACAGCCAGCATGGCTCTAGCTCAGAGCAGTCATCTAGGCAGAGGAGACATAGATCTAGCTCAGAGCAGTCATCAAGGCAGAGGACACACAGATCTGGCTCAGGGCAGTCATCTAGCCATGGACAGCAAAGATCTAGATCAGGTCATTCTTCAAGTTATGAACAATATGGTTCAGGATCAAGTCAGTCTACCAGCCATAACCAACATGGGTCAGGTTCAGGACAATCATCTGGCTTTGGTCAAAAAGATACAACCTCAGGTCAGTCTTCTACCTGTGGTCCATATAGGTCTGGATCAGGGCAGTCTTCCAGCCACAGCCAGCATGGCTCTAGCTCAGAGCAGTCATCAAGGCAGAGGAGACATAGATCTGGCTCAGGGCAGTCATCTAGCCATGGACAGCAAAGATCTAGATCAGGTCAGTCTTCAAGTTATGAACAATATGGTTCAGGATCAAGTCAGTCTACCAGCCAGAATCAACATGGGTCAGGTTCAGGACAATCAACAAGCTGGGGTCAACAGGGATCGAGCTCAGGTCAGTCTTCTAGCTTTGGTCCATATGGGTCTGGATCAGGGAAGTCATCTAGCCACAGCCAGCATGGCTCTAGCTCAGAGCAGTCATCTAGGTATAGGAGACATAGTTCTGGCTCTAGGCAGTCATCTAGCCATGGTCAGCGAGGATCTAGATCAGGTCAGTCTTCAAGTTATGAACAATATGGCTCAGGATCAAGTCAGTCTACCAGCCAGAACCAACATGGGTCAGGTTCAGGACAATCATCTGGCTTTGGTCAACAAGATACAACCTCAGGTCAGTCTTCTAGCTGTGGTCCATATGGGTCTGGATCAGGTCAGTCGTCTAGCCACAGCCAGCATGGCTCTAGTTCAGAGCAGTCTTCCAGCTGTGGTCAACAAGGATCGAGCTCAGGTCAGTGTTCTAGCTATGGTCCACATGGGTCTGGATCAGGGCAGTCTTCCAGCCACAGCCAGCATGGCTCTAGTTCAGGTCACTCATTTGGCTATGGTCAACAAGCATCGAGCTCTAGTCAGTCTTCTACACAACAGAGACATGGATCTGGCTCAGGCCAGACATCAAGCTGGGGCAAGCAAGGATGGAGCTCAGGTCAGTCTTCTAGCTATGGTCCATATGGGTCTGGATCAGGGCAATCTTCCAGCCACAGCCAGCATGGCTCTAGCTCAGAGCAGTCATCAAGGCAGAGGAGACACAGATCTGGCTCAGGGCAGTCATCTAGCCATGGACAGCAAAGATCTAGATCAGGTCAGTCTTCAAGTTATGAACAATATGGTTCAGGATCAAGTCAGTCTACCAGCCAGAACCAACATGGGTCAGGTTCAGGACAATCAACAAGCTGGGGTCAACAGGGATCGAGTTCAGGTCAGTGTTCTACCTCTGGACCATATGGGTCTGGATCAGGGCAGTCTTCCAGCCACAGCCAGCATGGCTCTACTTCAGAGCAGTCATTTGGCTATGGTCAACGAGCATCGAGCTCTGGTCAGTCTTCTACACGACAGAGACTTGGATCTGGCTCAGGCCAGTCATCAAGCTGGGGCAAGCAAGGATGGAGCTCAGGTCAGTCTTCTAGCTATGGTCCATATGGGTCTGGATCAGGGCAATCTTCCAGCCACAGCCAGCATGGGTCTAGCTCAGAGCAGTCATCAAGGCAGAGGAGACACAGATCTGGCTCAGGGCAGTCATCTAGCCATGGACAGCAAAGATCTAGATCAGGTCAGTCTTCAAGTTATGAACAATATGGTTCAGGATCAAGTCAGTCTACCAGCCAGAACCAACATGGGTCAGGTTCAGGACAATCAACAAGCTGGGGTCAACAGGGATCGAGCTCAGGTCAGTGTTCTACCTCTGGACCATATGGGTCTGGATCAGGTCAGTCTTCCAGCCACAGCCAGCATGGCTCTACTTCAGGACAGTCTCCCAGCTGTGGTCAACAAGGATCGAGCTCAGGTCAGTGTTCTAACTATGGTCCACATGGGTCTGGATCAGGGCAGTCTTCCAGCCACAGCCAGCATGGCTCTAGTTCAGGTCACTCATTTGGCTATGGTCAACAAGCATCGAGCTCTAGTCAGTCTTCTACACGACAGAGACATGGATCTGGCTCAGGCCAGACATCAAGCTGGGGCAAGCAAGGATGGAGCTCAGGTCAGTCTTCTAGCTATGGTCCATATGGGTCTGGATCAGGGCAATCTTCCAGCAACAGCCAGCATGGTTCTAGCTCAGAGCAGTCATCAAGGCAGAGGAGACACAGATCTGGCTCAGGGCAGTCATCTAGCCATGGACAGCAAAGATCTAGATCAGGTCAGTCTTCAAGTTATGAACAATATGGTTCAGGATCAAGTCATTCTTCCAGCCAGAACCAACATGGGTCAGGTTCAGGACAATCATCTGGCTTTGGACAACAAGATACAACCTCAGGTCAGCCTTCTAGCTGTGGCCCATATGGGTCTGGATCAGGTCAGTCGTCTAGCCACAGCCAGCATGGCTCTAGTTCAGAGCAGTCTTCCAGCTGTGGTCAACAAGGATCGAGCTCAGGTCAGTGTTCTAGCTATGGTCCACATGGGTCTGGATCAGGGCAGTTTTCCAGCCACAGCCAGCATGGCTCTAGTTCAGGTCACTCATTTGGCTGTGGTCAACAAGGGTCTAGCTCTGGTCAGTCTTCTAGCTATGGCCAGCAAGGATCTAATTCAGGTCAGTCTTCTAGCTACAATCCATGTGCATCTGGATCAGGCCAGTCTTCCAGCCACAGTCATAAT GTTCCAACCCCAATCAATCAAGAAGAAATTGTCAGGAATGGCCAGGGAATTACCAAAAAGAGAGAAGTACAAGTCACAGTCTATCAGGTAACGAGTCTAATGGTCATGAGAGTATTCATGGACCATCAAGAGTATGTAGACAACAACACCCAGAATTTAGCCAGGGTCAGTGGGAATCTAACTGTGGTCATTCAAGCTATGGTGAAGGACAACCAGGAAGAAGTTATGAACAAGTAG